From Candoia aspera isolate rCanAsp1 chromosome 4, rCanAsp1.hap2, whole genome shotgun sequence, a single genomic window includes:
- the FH gene encoding fumarate hydratase, mitochondrial isoform X1, with protein MYRTLPSLHRFCCTASALSQFQSVRLLRCFCSQLQQGGMASQSSFRIEYDTFGELSVPNDKYYGAQTVRSTMNFKIGGSTERMPVQVIRAFGILKRAAAEINQNYGLEAKIANAIIKAADEVSEGKLNDHFPLVVWQTGSGTQTNMNVNEVISNRAIEILGGKLGSKDPVHPNDHVNKSQSSNDTFPTAMHIAAALEVHEVLLPGLQKLQDSLDAKSKEFSEIIKIGRTHTQDAVPLTLGQEFSAYVQQVKYGITRIKLVMPRVYELAAGGTAVGTGLNTRIGFAEKVASKIAVLTNLPFVTASNKFEALAAHDALVELSGAMNTVACSLMKIANDIRFLGSGPRCGLGELILPENEPGSSIMPGKVNPTQCEALTMVAAQVMGNHVAVTIGGSSGHFELNVFKPMIIRNVLHSAHLLGDACVSFTENCVIGIQANTERINKLMNESLMLVTALNPYIGYDKAAKIAKTAHKEGMTLKEAAIKLGFLTAEQFDQWVKPENMLGPK; from the exons ATGTATCGCACGCTACCTTCTCTCCACCGGTTTTGCTGTACGGCAAGCGCTCTCTCCCAGTTCCAAAGCGTTCGTCTGCTGCGCTGCTTCTGTAGTCAGCTCCAGCAAGGAGGAATG GCTAGTCAGTCATCTTTTAGAATTGAATATGATACTTTTGGTGAACTCAGTGTTCCAAATGACAAGTATTATGGTGCACAGACTGTGAGATCTACAATGAATTTTAAGATTGGTGGTTCAACTGAACGGATGCCG GTTCAAGTAATAAGAGCTTTTGGTATATTGAAACGAGCGgctgctgaaataaaccagaattaTGGCCTTGAGGCTAAGATTGCTAATGCCATTATCAAGGCAGCAGATGAG GTATCTGAAGGTAAATTAAATGATCACTTTCCTTTGGTGGTATGGCAAACTGGATCTGGAACTCAGACTAACATGAATGTTAATGAAGTCATCAGCAACAGAGCTATTGAGATACTGGGAGGTAAACTGGGGAGCAAGGACCCAGTACATCCTAATGACCATGTTAATAAAAGCCAG AGCTCAAATGATACATTTCCCACTGCAATGCATATTGCTGCTGCATTGGAAGTTCATGAAGTGCTGTTACCAGGGCTACAGAAGCTTCAAGATTCCCTTGATGCCAAGTCAAAAGAGTTTtctgaaattattaaaattgGACGTACTCATACACAGGATGCAGTTCCTCTTACCCTTGGCCAG GAATTCAGCGCTTATGTGCAACAAGTCAAATATGGTATCACAAGGATCAAATTGGTCATGCCAAGAGTCTATGAACTGGCAGCTGGTGGCACTGCAGTTGGCACAGGACTGAATACAAGAATTGGTTTTGCTGAGAAGGTTGCATCTAAAATAGCTGTGCTTACAA ATTTGCCCTTTGTTACAGCATCAAACAAATTTGAAGCCCTTGCAGCTCATGATGCCTTGGTTGAACTGAGTGGTGCAATGAATACTGTGGCTTGTAGCCTAATGAAGATAGCTAATGATATTCGTTTTCTCGGATCTGGACCACGATGTGGTCTAGGGGAACTTATCCTGCCTGAAAATGAACCTGGAAGTAGTATTATGCCAG GAAAAGTGAATCCTACTCAGTGTGAGGCCCTAACTATGGTGGCAGCGCAGGTGATGGGAAATCACGTTGCTGTTACAATAGGAGGCAGCAGCGGTCATTTTGAATTGAATGTCTTTAAGCCTATGATT attAGAAACGTGCTACACTCCGCACATCTCCTAGGAGATGCCTGTGTCTCTTTCACTGAAAATTGTGTGATTGGAATACAAGCCAACACAGAGAGGATAAACAAGTTAATGAATGAGTCATTGATGTTGGTGACTGCCCTTAATCCTTACATTG
- the FH gene encoding fumarate hydratase, mitochondrial isoform X2 produces the protein MRCASQSSFRIEYDTFGELSVPNDKYYGAQTVRSTMNFKIGGSTERMPVQVIRAFGILKRAAAEINQNYGLEAKIANAIIKAADEVSEGKLNDHFPLVVWQTGSGTQTNMNVNEVISNRAIEILGGKLGSKDPVHPNDHVNKSQSSNDTFPTAMHIAAALEVHEVLLPGLQKLQDSLDAKSKEFSEIIKIGRTHTQDAVPLTLGQEFSAYVQQVKYGITRIKLVMPRVYELAAGGTAVGTGLNTRIGFAEKVASKIAVLTNLPFVTASNKFEALAAHDALVELSGAMNTVACSLMKIANDIRFLGSGPRCGLGELILPENEPGSSIMPGKVNPTQCEALTMVAAQVMGNHVAVTIGGSSGHFELNVFKPMIIRNVLHSAHLLGDACVSFTENCVIGIQANTERINKLMNESLMLVTALNPYIGYDKAAKIAKTAHKEGMTLKEAAIKLGFLTAEQFDQWVKPENMLGPK, from the exons ATGCGTTGT GCTAGTCAGTCATCTTTTAGAATTGAATATGATACTTTTGGTGAACTCAGTGTTCCAAATGACAAGTATTATGGTGCACAGACTGTGAGATCTACAATGAATTTTAAGATTGGTGGTTCAACTGAACGGATGCCG GTTCAAGTAATAAGAGCTTTTGGTATATTGAAACGAGCGgctgctgaaataaaccagaattaTGGCCTTGAGGCTAAGATTGCTAATGCCATTATCAAGGCAGCAGATGAG GTATCTGAAGGTAAATTAAATGATCACTTTCCTTTGGTGGTATGGCAAACTGGATCTGGAACTCAGACTAACATGAATGTTAATGAAGTCATCAGCAACAGAGCTATTGAGATACTGGGAGGTAAACTGGGGAGCAAGGACCCAGTACATCCTAATGACCATGTTAATAAAAGCCAG AGCTCAAATGATACATTTCCCACTGCAATGCATATTGCTGCTGCATTGGAAGTTCATGAAGTGCTGTTACCAGGGCTACAGAAGCTTCAAGATTCCCTTGATGCCAAGTCAAAAGAGTTTtctgaaattattaaaattgGACGTACTCATACACAGGATGCAGTTCCTCTTACCCTTGGCCAG GAATTCAGCGCTTATGTGCAACAAGTCAAATATGGTATCACAAGGATCAAATTGGTCATGCCAAGAGTCTATGAACTGGCAGCTGGTGGCACTGCAGTTGGCACAGGACTGAATACAAGAATTGGTTTTGCTGAGAAGGTTGCATCTAAAATAGCTGTGCTTACAA ATTTGCCCTTTGTTACAGCATCAAACAAATTTGAAGCCCTTGCAGCTCATGATGCCTTGGTTGAACTGAGTGGTGCAATGAATACTGTGGCTTGTAGCCTAATGAAGATAGCTAATGATATTCGTTTTCTCGGATCTGGACCACGATGTGGTCTAGGGGAACTTATCCTGCCTGAAAATGAACCTGGAAGTAGTATTATGCCAG GAAAAGTGAATCCTACTCAGTGTGAGGCCCTAACTATGGTGGCAGCGCAGGTGATGGGAAATCACGTTGCTGTTACAATAGGAGGCAGCAGCGGTCATTTTGAATTGAATGTCTTTAAGCCTATGATT attAGAAACGTGCTACACTCCGCACATCTCCTAGGAGATGCCTGTGTCTCTTTCACTGAAAATTGTGTGATTGGAATACAAGCCAACACAGAGAGGATAAACAAGTTAATGAATGAGTCATTGATGTTGGTGACTGCCCTTAATCCTTACATTG